The following DNA comes from Candidatus Nitrosocosmicus arcticus.
TAGTCAGATTTGACGTGGGCCCAAGGGGGTTTGAACCCCTGACCTACCGGTTATGAGCCGGTCGCTCTACCAGGCTAAGCTATGGGCCCATTCATTTTAGTTTAAAAATGAAATGAGTGTATAAAGGTTTTGTTTATCACTGGCTAAGCCTCAATATTCTTCTCGACATATTTGCTGTGAACAGAATCCAACAATTTATTCTGAGAGACAAGAGAAATTTTTACGGCGTTCAGTATTTTTTGGTGTTTATCTTCCGAACAGTCATTTATTATATTCTCCCAAACTTTGGCATGATAAATATCAACTTCTTTGTGAATATTAAAATAACGATGAGAGTCATCGTCAACTTTATTATAAAATTGTCTAAGCCCTTTGCTCTTTGTTTCACTAATCTTTGGTAATTCTTTTTCAAAAGCATAGAGACATGCGACTCCCTCTTCAAATGATGATTTAGAGATGTCTAGCAAATCATTTATGGCCTTCCTGGTCATGGTTTCTCCAGAATATTCATTTAATTCCTCTGCACTTACATTTAATGATGAAGCAAATCGAATCCAAGGTTCAATATGGTCTCTCTCTTCAGACAAATTAGTCTTAATTAAATTATCATACTGTTCGCTCTTGTTATTAATTAGTGTGTTCTCAACAAGATTTGGTACATGTTTCACCAATTGAAAATATTCTTTTGAATATCCAGCTAAATTTTCGAGAGTAAGTTTACCTTCTTGCCACATTTGGTAAAACTTGTGCTTCAATAAACTACTTTTTTCTATCTCAGCATTAATTTGATCCATTAAAAGAGTCATACATTCTATTTCTGGCATTTTTCCAATAATAAACATTTTGCATTCACAGCCTCGCATGATGTGAATAATTATCAAAAATGTAACTTTCAGGTATGTAAAACCAATAAACAGTGAATTGCCACCCCCCTTTTGTTTTTTGCTTTATCATCATTTTATGATGTGAATAGTACGATTCACAAAATTGATCCCATCCTTAATAACCCCTAGATACTACTGTCAGGGCGGCTTGATAAAAATTGCAATAAGATGACAGGGATATATGCAAATTAGGGTGACCACAGTGATCAAGTATTGATATTCAAGACAACCTACAAGGATCAGACTGGATAATTCGCATAATCGAATATATAAGAAAAAAGACTGGTGATAATAATATAGATTATTAATCAATTTTGGCAATTTGAAATAGTTACGTTATTTTATTCTGTTAATTTATGGAGCCATCAATATTCCCTCAAGGTCATCGAAAGAATAGATTAAAGGTCGATGTCTTCCCATATGTATTGTATGAGAATGATTAGGGAATTCTCCAGATCAGATGTTAGCAAGGTGGGCGTATAAGGGATTTTTCTGTCAGACTGTAAATTTATCTACTCAATTATTTATTCGACGGATTAGGGATGAATACCTTACGGCTTCCTTGACCAATACAGTGGCATGATGGATAGGCATATTCTGAGCTTCGGACACATGTTTAGCAATTAGATCTAATCCCATGTTGGATCGATATTTGTCGGATATTTCACTCAACAATTTAACTGGGTTATAGGACAATAGTGATGAGATAAAAGAGGTAGATAATACTCTTGCCTTAGTTTCTGGGTCCGCATGATCTAGTGAAGATTGAAGGTCAAGATATAGTTTGATCATTTGACCAATAATTTTCATAATTTTAGTATCAGTGTTGTTGTCTTGCCCGATTAATAGATAATCTAAAATGTCGTCATCGTCTTGAGATCCGTATTTTGATTCCCAATGTTTGAATTTGTGAAAATTAATCCCATAAACCTTATTCACATCTTTTGAACGATTTGGTGAAAGACTTAAGGTGGATGAGTTAGTCGGGTATAAGGCGATTTTGGCTAAATCACTATGGACTGTCAGATTATGTCGAAACGCATTCCATTTTCTCCTAAATTTACGCTTACACATCGAACAATAGTATAGTTTGGACTCCATTAGAAGTTTCAATATGCAGGTTATTTATGAGTTACTCCGAGTAACTCAGATTTATATATCAGGATATGGTAAAAGATTTGAGATAATTGCTAATTCAAAGACTAAATTCTATGCAACAATAATATTTCAACGAAGCAACTTATTTCCTCAAAGTAAAATTTGATTATGTACGTCATAGTACCCTTACCAGGCCTAAATAATCAAGATTAGGTCATGACTTATTATGATATTATGGAACCTATTTAGCTGTAATCGCTACGCTGCTGTGTGGTGACATCTGGAATGTGAGGCGGTACAATTTTCAAAATACAAAGCATATGGTGCTTTTTCTTTCTCCTTCAAAGATCCGTAAAATCGCAATTTGTTAGCATTTCCGGCCTCAAGGACAAATTTTTGAACTAGTAAAAATAGATGCGCGATATTGATGGCGTTAACTAAAATTGGAGCCTATGGCGAAAAAATTATAGATTAAAATATAAATATTCACATTTGACACATTGAATCTTCTTTGGTTTATTGTACCCAAAAGGCTGTAATACAGTACATTTGGATAACTCGCAATCTTGACATAACACCCGACATCCGAACTTATCCTTAATTCGATTATTTTTTTTCAAAGAGGTTATAGTAAGATACCGTTTATCATCATTCAATGCCTCTTCTAAAAAGCGTATGCTATTTTCATCATATTTTGACACAACAATATCAGAATCTATTTGTGGAGGTTCCAGTCTCTTGCTCAATATTTAGATATGAAAGTACATATACTTGAGATTTTCCTTATTGGGTAAAATCTAACCTCAGAAAATACACCAAACAGTTTGAGCACAAAGCCTTCATAATAAAATACTCTTTAAGACAGGCACAATAGTAGA
Coding sequences within:
- a CDS encoding TenA family transcriptional regulator — protein: MFIIGKMPEIECMTLLMDQINAEIEKSSLLKHKFYQMWQEGKLTLENLAGYSKEYFQLVKHVPNLVENTLINNKSEQYDNLIKTNLSEERDHIEPWIRFASSLNVSAEELNEYSGETMTRKAINDLLDISKSSFEEGVACLYAFEKELPKISETKSKGLRQFYNKVDDDSHRYFNIHKEVDIYHAKVWENIINDCSEDKHQKILNAVKISLVSQNKLLDSVHSKYVEKNIEA